From the genome of Tachysurus vachellii isolate PV-2020 chromosome 2, HZAU_Pvac_v1, whole genome shotgun sequence, one region includes:
- the LOC132861004 gene encoding thymosin beta-12-like, which produces MADKPDISEISHFDKSKLKKTVTQEKNPLPTKETIEQEKQSDS; this is translated from the exons ATGGCTGACAAGCCTGACATCAGTGAGATCTCCCACTTTGATAAGTCCAAACTGAAGAAGACTGTGACTCAGGAGAAGAACCCTCTCCCTACCAAAGAGA CAATTGAACAGGAGAAGCAGAGCGACTCATAA